A segment of the Bacillus licheniformis DSM 13 = ATCC 14580 genome:
AAATTATAGTGATATTAATGAAGTTAAAAAAACGCAGATCTTTAAAGATTTCGATCATTACTGTGCAATAAGAATTTCTGTTTTTCAATCGTTGCAACTTCAAAAGCTATTCCTCTCGGTATTGTTGTGTCACTTGAGGAAAGAATCATGCATGGAAGTGAAAAGAAGGCTGAGTATTTGTTCAATTCTATAAGGAAATAGCAGTATAATCAACACCTCTTTAAAGGGAACAAAATGATGAATACATCTACTACGATGGTCGTCCTGGTGAAATCAGGCTAGAGCCGTCCGGTGCATCCGAAAAAAACTCCGGAAAGAGAGGGACACTTAACAAAGTATGAATAGTGAAATAGACAAATGTATATTTTGTGAAATAGTTAGTCGGAAAATTTCAAGTTTTGAGGTTTATAAAACTGACTATGTGACAGCATTTCTTGATATAAATCCTGTTACAAATGGCCATACATTAATCATACCAAATAAGCATATTGAAAGACTGGATCATATAAACGATCCCCATCTATCTAATGAAATAATGGATTCTTTAATTAAAGTTCCTCAATTATTAATTCAGTCAGGTATTTGTGATGACTACACGATACTCTCAGACAACGGTCACTTTGCTCAGCAAGATATTAAACACCTGCATTTTCATGTCATACCGAGACATATGAATGAAAAGTTTGAATTCAAATTAAACACCGACTTTACTGCAGCTAAGAAGAGTAACTTACTTTCGATATGGAAAAAGATTGTAGGGAGATGATGAGAAAAGATCGTACCAGAACTTTAAAAGTGGAAAGATGAGTTGATCTTTTGTTTTAGTGCGGGTTTTGCTGAATTCATCATTTCGGCCTCAGAAATTCTTCCCTTTGTTGTATAATGGTAACCATGATTATTAATCATGGTTGCAAGGGAGTAAATTATGTTATTAATAGCTTTTGTATTCGCGTATTTTATCAAGCAGCCGATATTAAGTTTTGGGACACTTTTTCTTTTCATCTACGGATTTAGATTTTCTTCTAAAGGCATTAATGCTGAAAAATGCGATTATTATATTAATCAATATAGACTTATATTTTGCTTCGTCATACCTTTCCTTAATTTTTATATGTATTGGTCAACGATAGGAGGTAATGCAGGATTCGGGTTTACGTTTAGCCCGCTTACCCTCATGCAAAAGCTGTCTTTCTTGTCACAAGTTATTTTGATATTCTTACCAGAAATTCGCAAATTTTTATCTCGAAAAAACTTCATTCATATTGATGAAAAGAAGCAAAAATTAGCATCGGTTTTGTATCCAATTGCTTTAATCCTAACAATTTGTATGGCATATTGTTAAGGATCTTAAGCAATGGCCTTTACTCTACATGAAAGTTGCATCCACTATACTTTGAAGGGGGCTATTGATGAATTTCGATCCGGAAAAACTAAGGAAATTTCTTAATTGCGCGTCAAACCCGTCAAGCCCAAAGAATACAAAGATTAAAAATTACTGTGTGAATCAAGAATGCCAGGAGTTTGTAGCCTTTGATATTGATTTTGAAAATGTAGACATCGCTCTGCGTATTGCCGGCATGTTGGGGAAATCCGCCACGAAATTTACGATAAATCATTTTCTTTTCCCTGGTACGAACAAAATAGATTATATTCAATTTATAATTTTTGAAATTAATGATTCAGAACTATTAGCATTTTTAGAGCAACTATAACAGCATTCTTGTTTGAATGCAGTTCTCTGGGTGAAAATAAAGCAGGGATCTCCCCCATAAGCCGCAGCAATCATAATTGTCTTAGATATTTGGTGTTGCGAACAGTCCCTTTGCAAGACAGCTTCGCGGGTTCATCAGGCTCAGCCGATTAGATGGCCAATGGTCTGTGTGAAAGGCCTTGGCAGAACTGCCTTCAAAAAAAAACACCATTATACCAATCAGGAGGGCAAAAAGTGTTTTTTGCAAAGATCATCGATCGTTTAGCCTTATATGATTTGCACAGAAAAAGAAGTAAAGATGAACATTTTTCCGCTTTTTCATTGAATCCGATTGACAGAGACGAATTTTATAAAGCAAAAGCGGCTGATGTCGCCATTATGCTTTATGAATCAAGAAAAAACCATTTGGCCGGACATTTCAGCTATGAATCTTTAATTCCATCCGGGGACCCTGTCAAC
Coding sequences within it:
- a CDS encoding HIT domain-containing protein encodes the protein MNSEIDKCIFCEIVSRKISSFEVYKTDYVTAFLDINPVTNGHTLIIPNKHIERLDHINDPHLSNEIMDSLIKVPQLLIQSGICDDYTILSDNGHFAQQDIKHLHFHVIPRHMNEKFEFKLNTDFTAAKKSNLLSIWKKIVGR